A single Anopheles maculipalpis chromosome 3RL, idAnoMacuDA_375_x, whole genome shotgun sequence DNA region contains:
- the LOC126562642 gene encoding ganglioside-induced differentiation-associated protein 1, translating to MFEKRFKRPSVANGDGLILYCNQYSYYCHKVLQALHEKGIRFTKYDIDVTNDEHFSEWFLELNPRAELPVLQNGLLIVPGSSRILDYLEENYPKNKPLRMPLGTDKLLHGFRQTIESLPIGVITIGSFLHPQHVGSPKFPFVMPVRQTILAREETLSQRLRSYATEYLAFAEVLLKKADFHDRKRNIIASEEYFCKLLDALDEFITSVEQYLATIDIDACWLIGSDTFTLVDISLGTLLHRLYVLGLEDRFWGAGKRRPNVGRYFAKMCARDSFQSVLPSKVSILRTVWINTPPVYKAGLAAVSSVLISSTLLKR from the exons ATGTTCGAAAAACGGTTCAAACGTCCAAGTGTAGCGAATGGAGATGGGTTAATATTGTACTGCAACCAATACAGTTACTACTGCCACAAG GTTCTACAGGCACTGCACGAGAAAGGGATACGGTTCACCAAGTACGATATCGATGTAACGAACGATGAGCACTTTTCCGAATGGTTTCTGGAGCTCAATCCACGGGCCGAGTTGCCGGTGCTGCAGAATGGATTGCTGATCGTGCCCGGATCGTCCCGTATACTGGACTATCTGGAGGAAAACTATCCTAAAA ACAAACCGCTACGCATGCCACTCGGAACGGATAAACTGCTACACGGCTTTCGTCAAACGATCGAAAGCCTGCCGATCGGTGTGATAACTATTGGATCCTTTCTTCACCCACAGCACGTCGGTAGTCCAAAGTTTCCGTTCGTTATGCCCGTGCGTCAAACGATCCTCGCACGCGAGGAGACACTTTCACAACGGCTTCGTTCCTACGCCACCGAGTATCTTGCATTTGCGGAGGTTCTACTAAAGAAAGCTGACTTTCACGATCGTAAGCGAAATATAATTGCGAGCGAGGAATACTTCTGCAAGCTTTTGGATGCGTTGGATGAATTTATAACCAGTGTTGAACAGTATCTAGCTACGATCGATATCGACGCGTGTTGGTTGATCGGGTCCGATACGTTCACACTGGTCGACATCAGTCTCGGTACGTTGCTGCACCGATTGTACGTACTTGGACTGGAGGATCGTTTCTGGGGTGCCGGAAAACGTAGACCCAACGTAGGACGATACTTTGCAAAAATGTGCGCACGTGACTCGTTTCAAAGTGTACTGCCGTCGAAGGTGTCAATTTTGCGCACGGTCTGGATAAATACGCCACCGGTGTATAAGGCGGGATTGGCCGCCGTTTCGTCCGTTTTGATCAGTTCCACACTTTTGAAGCGATAG
- the LOC126561998 gene encoding eukaryotic translation initiation factor 3 subunit L codes for MYSNEEPWDGGYDEYGYEMGMPDDGMYDRGYFPMHEDVKKFLMYFCTVIKDGVVYEIQNLYENTFPKLSEQHYEKKAWPSEEEVAHLVDNDSLFLILYKELYYRHLHARIQGGPSLEQRLNSFYNYCNFFNYILPSKEPVQLELPDIWLWELIDEFVYQFQNFAQYRARLTDKTDEEMDMLLNNNSKVWNILCILNVLHSLVSMSKIKDQLEAAAAGKDPEEVAGEFGRHSFYKMLGYFSLVGLLRVHSLLGDYHQAIKVLEPIEIHKKSQYSHIPSCQISTSYYVGFAYMMMRRYSDAIRTFSSILLYIQRTKQLYSARSYQNDQINKQTDQMYHLLAICLVLHPQCIDESIQQVLREKNYHDNMYKMQCGDLDVFRNFFVFACPKFVSPVPPPPDAPIDDYVKEALEHQINVFMDEVKQQQELPTIRSYLKLYTTLPIMKLASFMDHLPRDDVDKQKLENLLTRLLCFKHKMKNIVWTKGSSGLEGKFQSGSELDFYIDKDMIHIADTKVSHRYGDFFIRKVMKFEDLNRRLHAIKG; via the exons ATGTACTCCAACGAAGAACCTTGGGATGGT GGCTATGATGAGTACGGCTACGAGATGGGTATGCCAGATGATGGCATGTACGATCGGGGCTACTTTCCGATGCATGAGGATGTGAAAAAGTTCCTGATGTACTTCTGCACCGTGATCAAGGACGGTGTGGTGTACGAGATTCAGAACTTGTACGAAAACACCTTCCCGAAGCTAAGCGAGCAGCACTATGAGAAGAAAGCTTGGCCAAGCGAGGAAGAAGTAGCGCATCTGGTGGATAACGATAGTCTGTTCCTGATTCTGTACAAGGAACTGTACTACCGGCACTTGCACGCTCGCATCCAGGGTGGACCATCGTTGGAGCAGCGGCTGAACTCGTTCTACAACTATTGTAACTTCTTCAACTACATCCTTCCGTCGAAGGAACCGGTTCAGCTGGAGCTGCCCGACATCTGGCTGTGGGAGCTGATCGACGAGTTTGTGTATCAGTTCCAAAACTTTGCGCAGTATCGCGCACGGCTGACGGACAAGACGGACGAGGAAATGGATATGCTGctgaacaacaacagcaaggtGTGGAACATCCTGTGCATCCTGAACGTGCTGCACTCGCTCGTGTCGATGTCCAAGATTAAGGATCAGCTGGAAGCGGCCGCAGCCGGCAAGGATCCGGAAGAAGTGGCGGGCGAGTTTGGCCGGCATTCATTCTACAAGATGCTGGGATACTTTAGCTTGGTCGGTCTGTTGCGCGTACATTCGCTGCTCGGCGATTATCATCAGGCGATCAAGGTGCTGGAACCGATCGAGATCCACAAGAAGAGCCAGTACTCGCACATTCCGTCGTGCCAGATCAGCACGTCGTACTACGTTGGCTTTGCGTACATGATGATGCGCCGCTACTCGGACGCAATCCGTACGTTCTCGTCGATCCTGCTGTACATCCAGCGCACCAAGCAGCTGTACAGCGCTCGTTCGTACCAGAACGATCAGATCAACAAGCAGACGGATCAGATGTACCATCTGCTCGCTATCTGTCTGGTGCTGCATCCGCAGTGCATTGATGAATCGATTCAGCAGGTGTTGCGCGAGAAGAACTATCACGACAATATGTACAAGATGCAGTGTGGTGATTTGGACGTGTTCCGCAACTTCTTCGTATTTGCCTGCCCGAAGTTTGTGTCGCCCGTTCCACCGCCACCGGATGCACCGATCGATGACTACGTGAAGGAAGCGCTCGAGCATCAGATTAATGTGTTTATGGATGAGGTGAAACAGCAGCAAGAGCTGCCGACCATTCGCTCGTATCTGAAGCTGTACACGACGCTGCCGATTATGAAGCTGGCCTCGTTCATGGACCATCTGCCACGGGACGATGTGGACAAGCAGAAGCTGGAGAATCTGCTAACCCGGCTGCTGTGTTTCAAGCACAAGATGAAGAACATCGTGTGGACAAAGGGTTCGAGCGGTTTGGAGGGCAAGTTCCAGTCGGGCTCGGAGCTGGACTTTTACATCGACAAGGATATGATTCACATCGCCGATACGAAGGTGTCGCACCGTTATGGTGACTTTTTTATCCGTAAGGTAATGAAATTCGAGGATCTTAACCGTCGTCTGCACGCGATCAAGGGTTAG
- the LOC126560915 gene encoding zinc finger protein 184-like, translating to MTAFRLEHFPQVCPVCLQHKPDNLLISLHTLDPTDGGKLWDVVEEFMYPVLPELEHCTPSGICKPCSIELNAFVAYRNRLKLLGKFVLSLAQLRNGKKNHLVQLFNDHQTELLMVLRELKITEREQLVVQELLAEFNPCSDGNKVEQAAKPDQDQEIVLDHFDVNPEGEFITVEDKPEFEKIVDISSDRLRKLKNESIGHVCKRCNQSFETRRDLAQHKRSTHRDHMCDTCGLAFDSKFVLENHRKRHETVRQYKCEYCPLEYYTKAEKLLHVRRLHLNAFEVSCPECALVFRTKQTLAQHMKTHTNQRTHTCNTCGFSFKSHTHLNRHTKELHQGVQYRCEHCDMSYRRKDKLRMHVEKMHNIQTYFVCDVCLQSYDTDEKLQEHKAHHEAPNDLQCGVCLGAYMTQNEYHNHLCITYRENYICCNRDFKYHYFYNKHTFLVHGVQTNVRVKPVDGLLLGQYRAKRKQAERCPKCEQEFSTRQQKKQHMESCDGLVQYDISTAQDADVLLTMNVVTEVE from the exons ATGACTGCTTTTCGGTTAGAACACTTTCCACAAGTGTGTCCCGTGTGTTTGCAGCACAAGCCGGACAATTTGTTGATTTCTTTGCATACACTTGATCCTACCGATGGTGGGAAGCTGTGGGATGTTGTAGAGGAGTTTATGTATCCAGTTTTACCG GAACTGGAACATTGTACTCCCAGTGGTATTTGTAAACCGTGCTCCATAGAGCTGAACGCATTCGTTGCCTACCGTAATCGTTTGAAACTGTTGGGGAAATTTGTATTAAGTCTGGCACAATTGCGAAATGGCAAGAAGAATCATCTGGTGCAATTGTTTAACGATCATCAGACGGAACTGTTGATGGTATTGCGCGAGCTGAAAATAACTGAGAGAGAACAGCTGGTTGTTCAAGAGTTGTTGGCTGAATTTAATCCGTGTTCGGACGGTAATAAGGTGGAACAAGCTGCAAAACCTGATCAGGATCAAGAAATCGTCCTCGACCATTTTGATGTAAACCCGGAAGGTGAATTTATTACCGTGGAGGATAAACCTGAGTTCGAAAAGATTGTCGACATTTCCAGCGATCGACTGAGGAAGCTAAA GAATGAAAGTATCGGCCACGTGTGCAAACGCTGCAATCAATCGTTCGAAACCAGACGCGATCTAGCGCAACACAAACGGTCCACGCATCGGGATCACATGTGCGACACGTGTGGGTTAGCGTTCGACAGTAAGTTTGTGCTAGAAAATCATCGCAAACGGCACGAAACGGTACGGCAGTATAAGTGTGAATACTGTCCACTGGAATACTACACGAAAGCGGAAAAGCTTCTGCACGTGCGACGGTTACACCTGAACGCGTTCGAGGTAAGCTGTCCAGAGTGTGCGCTCGTGTTTCGGACGAAACAAACATTAGCACAGCACATGAAGACACACACGAATCAACGGACGCATACGTGCAATACGTGTGGCTTTAGCTTTAAATCTCACACCCATCTTAATCGACACACGAAGGAACTGCATCAGGGTGTGCAGTATCGGTGCGAACATTGCGATATGTCGTACCGTCGCAAGGACAAGCTGAGGATGCATGTGGAAAAGATGCATAAT ATTCAAACGTACTTTGTCTGTGATGTCTGTCTGCAATCGTACGACACAGACGAAAAGCTCCAAGAACACAAAGCACACCATGAAGCACCGAACGACCTGCAGTGTGGCGTGTGTCTAGGGGCGTACATGACCCAAAACGAGTATCATAACCATCTGTGCATTACGTATCG GGAAAATTACATTTGCTGCAATCGCGACTTTAAGTATCATTATTTCTACAACAAACACACCTTCCTGGTCCATGGTGTGCAGACGAATGTGCGCGTCAAACCCGTGGACGGTCTACTGTTGGGCCAGTATCGTGCAAAACGG AAACAAGCCGAGCGATGTCCAAAATGTGAGCAAGAGTTTAGTACAAGACAACAGAAGAAACAGCACATGGAATCCTGTGATGGTCTAGTGCAATACGATATCAGCACGGCCCAGGATGCGGATGTGCTGCTGACAATGAATGTAGTAACTGAGGTGGAATAA
- the LOC126560914 gene encoding acyl-coenzyme A diphosphatase FITM2 yields MASKRKPIHTPSATGAGGANATRPQMNFRQGLNDTTARSEAKGTRPTATPTSIREVLTMMVLHVCKKIIFFDTNLKVPLYLGSLFIVSLIGDFLPYPKTYLARTDNLFNVYFVKLGWAWTLLFAFPYLAMTSITICCGDNQRLLRNHLPRLGIATVFWFVWTKLFNIIESSYGRCSMRGFDAKTPCLKAGHLWNGFDISGHAFILIYASLVLMEEARPIIGWESIKDLLRNEEHNRNNNDTSQTSNPLKSLKDEDLKALKYFYNRFTPTIRLFFVGMTMLQLLWDLMLVGTMLYHHRMAEKVLSGIIAVVTWFVTYRAWYPIPTVLPDPVGKGLFNYQSLSKAEIGLRRRASLLQQSGLSGTASGGNSNSMGSGKEIPKFMGMPLYAARQPFNASAMGANVGPNASSLEGTGSGGGASQGGGSFVSSHLYGSRMGSGSGGIGGSSSGGGGGSNYSNADFNHPSYARYRSRFERFESS; encoded by the coding sequence ATGGCAAGCAAACGAAAGCCAATCCACACACCCTCTGCCACCGGTGCAGGTGGAGCAAACGCTACCCGGCCGCAGATGAACTTCCGTCAGGGATTAAACGACACTACGGCACGCAGCGAAGCAAAGGGCACACGGCCAACTGCCACACCGACCTCGATAAGGGAAGTGCTCACAATGATGGTGCTGCACGTGTGCAAAAAGATCATTTTCTTCGACACCAACCTGAAAGTCCCACTGTATCTGGGTTCTTTGTTCATCGTCTCACTGATCGGTGACTTTCTCCCCTACCCAAAGACTTACCTAGCACGTACGGACAATCTGTTTAACGTGTACTTCGTTAAGCTGGGATGGGCATGGACGTTACTGTTCGCCTTCCCGTACCTTGCCATGACATCGATCACCATCTGCTGTGGTGACAATCAGCGCCTACTGAGAAACCATCTCCCCCGGCTCGGCATAGCAACGGTGTTTTGGTTCGTCTGGACCAAACTGTTCAACATCATCGAATCGAGCTACGGCCGTTGCAGTATGCGTGGATTCGATGCGAAAACGCCATGCCTAAAGGCGGGTCACCTGTGGAATGGTTTCGACATTTCCGGCCACGCGTTCATCCTGATCTACGCTAGCTTGGTACTGATGGAGGAGGCACGTCCCATTATCGGATGGGAAAGCATAAAGGATCTGCTGCGCAACGAAGAACACAAtcgcaacaacaacgacaCCTCGCAAACGTCCAATCCGCTGAAGAGTTTAAAGGATGAAGATCTGAAGGCGCTTAAATATTTCTATAATCGTTTCACACCCACCATACGGTTGTTTTTCGTCGGGATGACTATGCTGCAGCTGTTGTGGGATCTGATGCTCGTCGGCACGATGCTCTACCACCATCGGATGGCGGAGAAGGTGCTGAGCGGAATCATTGCCGTCGTCACGTGGTTCGTGACGTATCGTGCCTGGTACCCGATACCTACCGTACTGCCCGATCCCGTTGGGAAGGGATTGTTTAACTATCAATCGCTCAGCAAAGCAGAAATTGGACTCCGACGAAGGGCCAGTCTGCTGCAGCAGTCGGGTTTATCGGGCACGGCCAGTGGTGGAAATTCGAACAGCATGGGCAGTGGTAAAGAAATTCCCAAATTTATGGGAATGCCACTGTACGCCGCACGGCAACCATTTAATGCTTCGGCGATGGGTGCCAATGTTGGTCCCAATGCATCCTCACTGGAAGGCACgggcagtggtggtggtgcatcgCAGGGCGGTGGATCGTTCGTAAGTAGTCATTTGTATGGTTCACGCATGGGTAGTGGTAGCGGTGGCATTGGTGGCagcagtagtggtggtggtggtggtagtaacTATAGCAACGCGGACTTTAACCATCCTTCGTACGCCCGCTATCGTAGTCGCTTTGAGCGGTTCGAATCGTCGTAG
- the LOC126561325 gene encoding uncharacterized protein LOC126561325, which yields MEDRDLAALEERLYSSIHHSYEDETPAKVADATPFPAPATRIVSRMAVVNNSQGMLSANTKRYWAGPAAPEDRAGERAPCAQNSLTNGVPKPSAPGVNVSETVRDGGGIDIRKMFLAPYQSLLGNNDGKVSENQSPSLPDDASLHQNVPERVSTTKQATKEPALQLKKKKQTKQAGQYVGKRLASLLKLVDKDRKENAMQVLESKKTKANRVRQRKRAPVVVAEICINSSDEESQPVKSKIELDAPLSLSDEETDEVIIIPTPPPPQICIDCSDEEEPSSTNSSSQFALPKTKKQKLTPATSSRCHSPSNSSIMSDDFIGQHDRSRLNDSFTESIPSDDELANTMEGNRRIGTSGKPAKETMEVRLERVPSISSIDTVCTNGDTTDQEKRPQETGKTGTAKSQPQANGIGAATNTKSKKDSTTTKKTPSKGKLSKPAPASSTVVEAANSPCTTTKGNANSKPSSGTISTDSSPKTPGKSKTKSISLVMELVRKQFESKKTRSDGSGKKAKSKKDASTTASPSDKPTNEYAEKDTVGKGGSAGAKSKSKKIRLFEENVSSESDYDILRKDAAASATTPQEPDKRSRRSALTFIEQAADVSSESDYDESFLQTKKNVAEKQTVEREPKKRIGRKRKQYNSETYSDEDFACLLTDIVRAVSDTEEDEDDEDDVTGIAENNAAVTKTVPAEMTETVTAATSIPNPVNNDTAGEEQPATSKLDRNPKKKRKVKDVPPVGTAEDGKVITTPPPDTTQMEEQPDPGSKKKKKAKEPKSTVKDIAADSSAPETQTTGTAEPVAPPSTVKRKKKQTTTAASVPTTSDDIQTIVDSDDEDIQLVVNTPRESARKTPTLGPDCAWNEEMKEFYNTSWAGENMDLEMVLRKMPYHTRQWHIVHRDRFPEPPRKEITCTNCGERGHVKIRCRNVPKLAICYMCGEKGHKEPRCPKTICLNCGAKTRSFVRGCKSCSREADVLCFLCGVRGHTQRSCPDLWRRYHSTTEDNVPLKEDFEKNPKARWCSICCRFGHQAHTCNDARRIFGHPIPNVNVSSYMPAYRGEYNRYSKHQNDEQERRLAENPTARYNLFSEDANVCEFNLPEMAQNEKGFYFNFLRSTGLLEKHEQFNREQEEAKMLEQRQQQELMQPPVPQTAMESTPPQNPPVVQIKEDPQPVMEQSATVAEPCQQEPTTSKIMPAGNNVPVVEENSNYSFSEFQTDTSTDMHNSFDNVHQHVEEEKSPPPADNLATIENNTDHWLSDYIPLTVADPVAATTSTPSPELPQMTAPAPNLPLARASEPDEIAPTAVAENAKVLLSKEHATLLLSEKGAEFLSSTGKQHCVQLSILFESVGNVLLITGTPDAQNAFHERLVQYLREMEEVTRNSKYFQNVVPRNFGKMSRYIAGYLRFLVREKDSMRHLLTQLNHSKNPETQEKCRRRLNTTLFGVYGLRDGRMHLNILRNQLALCKKAIPQKGELEEYQRVIISDAIRYIFSGYDHKNYDAVVEEFELLKRTNKLDILTFYDLGLSRIIKHPQTSEMPAEKPPSKGKKNKNAAKPNVEVVLSRKAKKQMKEMMAAAQRNESITEGNVHNSNTTVGGNDFIMNTTTTAPFPTIDPVRLQQLDNSTRYVHHSSQERENVAYAHYSKNWPNREWGRYGSPRDDRVRYHWYRQSDPENQRQQQSAADLSRLAVRANTLRDQELNQLQRLQDMLRR from the exons ATGGAAGATCGGGATTTGGCCGCGCTTGAAGAACGATTATACTCCTCCATCCACCACTCCTACGAGGATGAAACGCCGGCAAAGGTCGCTGATGCAACACCGTTCCCTGCTCCAGCCACTCGCATTGTTTCACGCATGGCGGTTGTTAACAATAGCCAAGGGATGCTATCAGCAAACACGAAACGGTATTGGGCCGGTCCTGCCGCTCCGGAGGACCGTGCCGGAGAACGAGCACCGTGCGCTCAAAACAGTTTAACTAATGGTGTGCCAAAACCATCCGCACCTGGAGTGAATGTGTCGGAAACCGTCAGAGATGGTGGTGGAATCGATATAAGAAAGATGTTCCTAGCCCCGTACCAATCACTGCTCGGAAACAACGATGGTAAAGTTAGCGAAAATCAATCACCATCACTTCCGGACGATGCTAGCCTGCATCAGAACGTTCCAGAGCGTGTatctacaacaaaacaagcaactaAAGAACCAGCGCTGcagttgaagaagaaaaaacaaaccaaacaggCCGGACAGTATGTGGGGAAAAGGTTAGCAAGCCTGCTGAAGCTAGTAGACAAGGATAGGAAAGAGAATGCCATGCAAGTGTTGGAgtcgaaaaaaacaaaggcaaaCCGTGTGCGACAACGTAAACGGGCCCCAGTGGTTGTGGCAGAAATATGCATCAATTCGTCTGACGAAGAATCACAGCCTGTAAAATCGAAGATTGAACTCGATGCGCCGCTTTCGCTATCCGATGAGGAAACGGATGAGGTCATCATcataccaacaccaccaccgccacaaaTCTGTATTGATTGCAGTGACGAAGAAGAACCgagcagcaccaacagcagcagtcaaTTTGCCTtaccaaaaacaaagaagCAGAAACTCACACCCGCTACCTCATCACGCTGCCACAGCCCATCGAACAGTTCGATAATGTCGGATGATTTTATCGGTCAGCACGATCGATCGAGGTTAAATGATAGCTTTACCGAAAGTATTCCGAGCGACGATGAGCTGGCAAATACAATGGAAGGAAATCGTCGCATCGGAACGTCCGGTAAACCGGCTAAGGAAACGATGGAAGTGCGATTAGAAAGAGTTCCATCCATCTCATCGATAGATACGGTTTGTACCAATGGGGATACCACCGATCAGGAAAAACGCCCACAAGAGACTGGCAAAACTGGTACAGCCAAATCCCAACCCCAGGCGAATGGGATCGGAGCAGCAACGaatacaaaaagtaaaaaggaTTCTACAACCACTAAGAAGACACCTTCCAAAGGGAAGCTTTCGAAACCGGCACCGGCCTCTTCGACGGTCGTCGAGGCAGCAAACTCACCATGCACCACGACCAAAGGAAAtgcaaacagcaaaccaaGCTCCGGAACAATATCAACGGACTCTTCGCCAAAAACGCCCggtaaatcaaaaacaaaaagcatatcGCTTGTGATGGAGCTCGTCCGCAAGCAGTTCGAATCGAAAAAGACACGTTCGGACGGTTCGGGCAAAAAGGCGAAATCGAAAAAGGACGCATCGACCACCGCTTCGCCGTCGGACAAACCGACAAACGAATACGCGGAAAAGGATACAGTGGGCAAGGGTGGCAGCGCAGGAGCAAAGTCCAAATCGAAAAAGATTAGACTCTTCGAAGAGAATGTATCCTCGGAAAGTGATTACGACATTTTGCGTAAGGATGCTGCAGCAAGCGCTACCACACCACAGGAACCGGATAAACGATCGAGACGTTCGGCGTTAACGTTCATTGAGCAGGCGGCCGATGTGTCGTCCGAAAGTGATTACGATGAAAGCTTTTTGCAGACGAAAAAAAACGTCGCCGAAAAGCAAACGGTCGAGAGGGAACCGAAAAAACGGATCGGCCGTAAGCGAAAGCAGTACAACTCGGAAACGTACTCGGATGAAGATTTTGCCTGCCTGCTGACGGACATTGTGCGAGCAGTATCGGACACAGAGGAGGACGAAGACGATGAGGATGACGTTACTGGAATTGCAGAAAATAATGCTGCTGTCACAAAGACAGTGCCAGCAGAAATGACAGAGAcagtaacagcagcaacatccatACCAAACCCAGTGAACAACGACACTGCCGGCGAAGAACAGCCAGCAACATCTAAACTGGACCGTAAtccgaagaaaaagagaaaggtaAAAGATGTGCCACCGGTAGGAACAGCAGAAGATGGCAAAGTGatcacaacaccaccacccgaTACGACGCAGATGGAGGAGCAGCCGGATCCAGgttcaaagaagaagaaaaaggcgaAGGAACCAAAATCAACCGTTAAGGATATCGCAGCAGACAGTAGCGCACCGGAAACTCAAACCACCGGTACAGCGGAACCTGTAGCACCGCCTTCGActgtaaaaagaaagaagaagcaaacaactACAGCGGCAAGCGTGCCAACAACATCCGACGACATTCAAACGATCGTCGATTCGGACGACGAAGACATACAACTTGTCGTAAACACGCCTCGGGAAAGTGCGCGAAAAACACCAACCCTTGGTCCGGACTGTGCCTGGAACGAGGAAATGAAGGAATTCTACAACACTTCGTGGGCCGGCGAAAACATGGAtttggaaatggttttaaGAAAGATGCCAT ACCATACCAGACAGTGGCATATTGTGCACAGGGATCGGTTTCCTGAGCCACCCAGAAAGGAAATTACCTGTACCAACTGCGGTGAACGTGGCCACGTGAAAATCAGATGTCGCAACGTACCGAAGCTGGCGATTTGCTACATGTGTGGAGAGAAAGGACACAAGGAACCGCGTTGCCCCAAAACGATCTGCTTAAAC TGTGGAGCGAAAACGCGTAGCTTCGTACGGGGATGTAAGAGCTGTTCACGCGAAGCTGACGTTCTATGCTTCCTGTGCGGTGTACGGGGACACACTCAGCGCAGTTGTCCGGATTTGTGGCGTCGATATCACAGCACG ACTGAGGATAATGTTCCGCTAAAGGAGgactttgagaaaaatccaaaagcaCGATGGTGCTCCATTTGCTGCCGATTCGGTCATCAGGCACACACGTGCAACGATGCCCGGCGAATCTTTGGTCATCCGATACCCAACGTTAACGTTAGCTCGTACATGCCAGCGTACCGGGGAGAATACAATCGTTACAGTAAGCATCAGAATGATGAGCAGGAGAGACGCCTCGCGGAGAATCCTACTGCCCGATACAATTTGTTTAGCGAAGATGCTAATGTGTGTGAGTTCAATTTGCCCGAGATGGCACAAAACGAAAAGGGGTTCTACTTCAATTTTCTCAGATCAACTGGTCTGTTGGAAAAGCATGAACAGTTTAACAGGGAACAGGAGGAAGCTAAAATGCTGGAACAGAGACAACAGCAGGAGCTTATGCAGCCACCGGTCCCTCAAACAGCCATGGAATCTACACCTCCACAAAACCCACCTGTTGTGCAGATAAAGGAGGACCCACAACCAGTAATGGAACAGTCCGCTACTGTTGCTGAACCTTGCCAGCAAGAACCTACCACCAGTAAAATTATGCCTGCCGGCAACAATGTTCCAGTAGTGGAAGAAAATTCCAACTACAGTTTTTCCGAATTTCAAACCGATACCAGTACAGACATGCATAATTCGTTCGACAATGTACATCAGCATGTGGAGGAGGAAAAATCGCCGCCACCGGCCGACAATTTGGCGACGATCGAAAACAACACCGACCACTGGCTCTCTGACTATATTCCTCTTACTGTTGCTGATCCGGTTGCTGCAACGACGTCGACACCCTCACCAGAACTACCACAAATgacagcaccagcaccaaatCTCCCACTAGCTAGGGCGTCCGAGCCGGACGAAATCGCACCAACGGCGGTAGCAGAAAATGCAAAGGTACTGCTCAGCAAGGAGCATGCAACTTTGCTGCTGTCAGAAAAGGGTGCCGAATTTCTCAGCTCCACAGGCAAACAGCACTGTGTGCAGCTGAGCATCTTGTTCGAATCGGTCGGCAATGTGCTGCTCATTACCGGTACGCCCGACGCTCAGAATGCCTTTCACGAGCGGTTGGTACAGTACCTGAGAGAAATGGAGGAAGTCACTCGAAATAGCAAATACTTCCAAAACGTGGTACCCAGAAACTTTGGCAAAATGTCGCGCTACATTGCAGGATATCTGCGTTTTCTGGTGCGTGAGAAGGACAGCATGCGCCATCTGTTGACACAGCTAAACCACTCCAAAAATCCGGAAACGCAGGAAAAATGTCGCCGCCGGCTAAACACAACCCTGTTCGGTGTGTATGGTTTGCGGGATGGGCGAATGCATCTTAATATACTGCGCAACCAGTTGGCGCTGTGCAAGAAAGCGATTCCCCAAAAGGGTGAGCTCGAAGAGTACCAGCGTGTAATTATAAGTGATGCGATACGGTACATTTTCTCTGGCTACGATCACAAGAACTACGATGCAGTGGTGGAAGAGTTTGAGCTGTTGAAACGGACGAACAAGCTAGATATACTCACGTTCTATGATTTGGGTTTATCGAGGATCATAAAACATCCCCAAACCTCCGAGATGCCGGCCGAGAAACCACCaagcaaaggaaagaaaaacaaaaatgctgctAAACCGAATGTGGAAGTAGTACTATCAAGAAAAGCTAAAAAGCAGATGAAGGAAATGATGGCCGCCGCACAGCGGAATGAATCTATTACCGAGGGTAATGTTCATAACTCTAATACGACCGTTGGTGGTAATGATTTCATAatgaacacaacaacaaccgcaCCCTTTCCGACGATTGATCCGGTTCGGCTGCAACAGCTCGACAACTCTACGCGCTACGTGCATCATTCATCGCAGGAGCGCGAAAATGTGGCCTATGCACACTATTCGAAAAATTGGCCCAATCGCGAATGGGGACGTTATGGGTCGCCAAGAGACGATCGGGTCCGTTACCACTGGTACCGACAGTCGGATCCAGAAAACCAACGGCAACAGCAAAGCGCGGCCGATTTATCGCGGCTGGCCGTGCGAGCTAACACGCTACGCGATCAGGAGTTGAATCAGCTGCAAAGGCTGCAGGATATGTTACGGCGGTGA